The proteins below come from a single Streptomyces sp. SCSIO 75703 genomic window:
- a CDS encoding pyruvate dehydrogenase, with protein sequence MAKQNVAEQFVDILTRAGVERLYGVVGDSLNPVVDAVRRNPAIEWVHVRHEETAAFAAGAEAQITGKLTACAGSCGPGNLHLINGLYDAHRSMAPVLALASQIPSSEIGLGYFQETHPDQLFRECSHYSELISSPRQMPRLLQTAIQHAVGQGGVSVVSLPGDIAGEPAPEKSAETALVTSRPTVRPGDEEIDRLVRLIDDADKVTLFCGSGTAGAHAEVMEFAGKIKSPVGHALRGKEWIQYDNPYDVGMSGLLGYGAAYEATHECDLLLLIGTDFPYNAFLPDDVKIAQIDVRPENLGRRSKLDLAVWGDAKETLRCLIPRVREKKNRRFLDRMLKKHADALEGVVKAYTRKVDKHVPIHPEYVAAVLDEVAADDAVFTVDTGMCNVWAARYISPNGRRRVIGSFSHGSMANALPMAIGAQFTDRHRQVVSMSGDGGFTMLMGDFLTLVQHDLPVKVVLFNNSSLSMVELEMLVAGMPSHGVVNKNPDFAAVAEACGAFGVRVEKPKELAGALKAAFKHRGPALVDVVTDPNALSIPPKIRSEMVTGFALSASKIVLDGGVGRMLQMARSNLRHVPRP encoded by the coding sequence ATGGCCAAACAGAACGTCGCGGAACAGTTCGTCGACATCCTCACCCGTGCCGGAGTCGAACGCCTCTACGGGGTGGTCGGCGACAGCCTCAACCCGGTGGTGGACGCCGTGCGCCGCAACCCCGCCATCGAATGGGTGCACGTGCGGCACGAGGAGACCGCCGCCTTCGCCGCCGGCGCGGAGGCCCAGATCACCGGGAAGCTGACCGCGTGCGCCGGCTCCTGCGGCCCCGGCAACCTGCACCTCATCAACGGGCTCTACGACGCCCACCGCTCCATGGCCCCGGTGCTCGCCCTCGCCTCCCAGATCCCCTCCAGCGAGATCGGCCTCGGCTACTTCCAGGAGACCCACCCCGACCAGCTCTTCCGCGAGTGCAGCCACTACAGCGAGCTGATCTCCAGCCCGCGGCAGATGCCCCGGCTGCTCCAGACCGCCATCCAGCACGCGGTCGGCCAGGGCGGCGTCAGCGTCGTCTCCCTGCCCGGCGACATCGCCGGGGAGCCCGCGCCGGAGAAGTCCGCCGAGACCGCGCTCGTCACCTCCCGGCCCACCGTCCGCCCCGGAGACGAGGAGATCGACCGGCTGGTGCGGCTCATCGACGATGCCGACAAGGTCACTCTGTTCTGCGGCAGCGGCACCGCGGGCGCGCACGCGGAGGTGATGGAGTTCGCCGGGAAGATCAAGTCCCCGGTGGGCCACGCCCTGCGCGGCAAGGAGTGGATCCAGTACGACAACCCGTATGACGTCGGCATGAGCGGACTGCTCGGCTACGGCGCCGCCTACGAGGCCACCCACGAGTGCGACCTGCTGCTCCTGATCGGCACCGACTTCCCGTACAACGCCTTCCTGCCCGACGACGTGAAGATCGCCCAGATCGACGTGCGGCCGGAGAACCTGGGGCGGCGGTCCAAGCTGGACCTCGCGGTGTGGGGCGACGCGAAGGAGACCCTGCGCTGTCTGATCCCGCGGGTGAGGGAGAAGAAGAACCGCCGCTTCCTCGACCGGATGCTGAAGAAGCACGCCGACGCGCTGGAGGGCGTGGTCAAGGCGTACACCCGCAAGGTCGACAAGCACGTGCCGATCCACCCGGAGTACGTGGCCGCCGTCCTCGACGAGGTCGCCGCCGACGACGCGGTGTTCACCGTGGACACCGGCATGTGCAACGTGTGGGCCGCCCGCTACATCTCGCCCAACGGGCGCCGCCGGGTGATCGGTTCCTTCTCGCACGGCTCGATGGCGAACGCGTTGCCGATGGCGATCGGCGCCCAGTTCACCGACCGGCACCGCCAGGTCGTCTCGATGTCCGGGGACGGCGGATTCACCATGCTGATGGGCGACTTCCTCACCCTCGTCCAGCACGACCTGCCGGTGAAGGTCGTCCTCTTCAACAACTCCTCCCTCAGCATGGTCGAGTTGGAGATGCTGGTCGCGGGCATGCCCTCGCACGGCGTGGTCAACAAGAACCCCGACTTCGCCGCCGTCGCCGAGGCGTGCGGCGCCTTCGGCGTGCGGGTGGAGAAGCCCAAGGAACTGGCCGGGGCGCTGAAGGCGGCGTTCAAGCACCGGGGCCCGGCCCTCGTGGACGTCGTCACCGACCCCAACGCGCTGTCCATCCCGCCGAAGATCCGCAGCGAGATGGTCACCGGGTTCGCCCTCTCCGCCTCGAAGATCGTGCTGGACGGCGGGGTCGGCCGGATGCTCCAGATGGCCCGCTCCAACCTCCGGCACGTACCGCGCCCGTAG
- a CDS encoding DUF2637 domain-containing protein, giving the protein MRLTDISLNWLLPGAVLLLGMLAAVAVLARGKRSSGKDAGAEDSWERAEERRRRKEALYGTVSYILLFCCAAVAAALSFHGLVGFGEQNLGLSDGWQYLVPFGLDGAAMFCSVLAVREASHGDAALGSRILVWTFAFAAAWFNWVHAPRGLGHAGAPHFFAGMSLSAAVLFDRALKQTRRAALREQGLVPRPLPQIRIVRWLRAPRETYRAWSLMLLEGVRSLDEAVEEVRDDRRRKDEDRQRRRDHERLERARIKAISRGHRGWPGRGGRQVEVEVQAVERGSDRTAAEPAIQASEQLPPVPQRPSLQPVRSGAADAMTVDLTAEDDTQALPRLDSLERKLKDLEQQFG; this is encoded by the coding sequence ATGAGATTGACCGACATATCGCTGAACTGGCTGCTGCCGGGAGCCGTGCTGCTCCTCGGCATGCTGGCGGCGGTGGCGGTGCTGGCGCGCGGCAAGCGATCCTCGGGCAAGGACGCGGGCGCGGAAGACTCGTGGGAGCGCGCCGAGGAGCGGCGCCGGCGCAAGGAGGCGCTCTACGGCACCGTCTCCTACATCCTGCTCTTCTGCTGCGCGGCGGTCGCCGCCGCGCTCTCCTTCCACGGTCTGGTCGGCTTCGGCGAGCAGAACCTCGGCCTGAGCGACGGCTGGCAGTACCTGGTGCCGTTCGGGCTGGACGGAGCGGCCATGTTCTGCTCCGTGCTCGCGGTGCGCGAGGCCAGCCACGGTGACGCGGCGCTCGGTTCCCGCATACTCGTGTGGACCTTCGCCTTCGCCGCCGCCTGGTTCAACTGGGTGCACGCGCCCAGGGGTCTCGGGCACGCGGGCGCCCCGCACTTCTTCGCGGGCATGTCCCTCTCGGCGGCGGTCCTCTTCGACCGCGCCCTGAAGCAGACCCGCCGGGCGGCGCTGCGCGAGCAGGGCCTGGTGCCGCGCCCGCTGCCGCAGATCCGCATCGTGCGCTGGCTGCGGGCCCCCCGCGAGACCTACCGCGCCTGGTCGCTGATGCTGCTGGAGGGCGTGCGCAGTCTGGACGAGGCGGTCGAGGAGGTGCGCGACGACCGGCGCCGCAAGGACGAGGACCGGCAGCGCCGGCGCGACCACGAGCGTCTGGAGCGGGCCCGCATCAAGGCGATCAGCCGCGGCCACCGGGGCTGGCCGGGCCGGGGCGGGCGCCAGGTCGAGGTGGAGGTGCAGGCGGTGGAGCGAGGCTCGGACCGCACCGCAGCGGAGCCTGCCATACAGGCGTCCGAACAGCTTCCGCCCGTACCCCAGCGTCCCTCCCTCCAGCCGGTGCGCAGCGGAGCCGCTGACGCCATGACCGTCGACCTCACCGCGGAGGACGACACCCAGGCCCTGCCGCGCCTGGACTCCCTGGAGCGCAAGCTCAAGGACCTGGAACAGCAGTTCGGCTAG
- a CDS encoding DUF456 domain-containing protein, whose protein sequence is MGAWDLLLSGLVILLGLCGVLLPGVPGVWLVWAGILWWALKDPRTLSWTVLMGSTAVLLLAQAVRWTLPPRRPRGRRLTPRVSAYAGAGAVVGFVVVPVLGAVPGFLGGVYLAERLRLGGHGEAMAALRTAMRSGGLRLLTELFACLLVTGAWLGAVLAG, encoded by the coding sequence ATGGGAGCGTGGGACCTCCTGCTGTCCGGCCTGGTCATCCTGCTCGGCCTGTGCGGCGTGCTGCTGCCCGGCGTGCCGGGGGTCTGGCTGGTGTGGGCCGGGATCCTGTGGTGGGCGCTGAAGGACCCCCGGACGCTGTCGTGGACGGTGCTGATGGGTTCGACGGCGGTGCTGCTGCTGGCCCAGGCGGTGCGCTGGACGCTGCCTCCCCGGCGGCCCCGCGGCCGCCGCCTGACACCCCGGGTCTCGGCGTACGCGGGAGCGGGGGCGGTGGTCGGCTTCGTGGTCGTGCCGGTCCTCGGGGCCGTGCCGGGCTTCCTGGGCGGCGTCTACCTCGCCGAGCGGCTGCGGCTGGGCGGGCACGGCGAGGCGATGGCGGCGCTGCGGACCGCGATGCGCTCCGGCGGCCTGCGGCTGCTCACGGAGCTGTTCGCGTGTCTGCTGGTCACCGGCGCGTGGCTGGGGGCGGTACTGGCGGGTTAG
- a CDS encoding LuxR family transcriptional regulator: MLGVLGLEDAHESAYRALVSVGAADVSDLARRLALGERDTERALRRLEQSGLAAQSPARPGRWVAAPPGVALGALLTQQRHELEKAELAAALLAEEYRAVAAEPAVHDLVEVVVGTAAVARRFLQLQLGASEEVCALVTGDPVAVTGVENHAEEQAVGRGVRYRVVVERDVLDQPAGIAELTAALDREEQVRVADRVPTKLVMADRALALVPLTTHSAEPAALVVHADGLLELLSGLFEVVWRDALPLRLGASGLREQRPEGPDGTDLEILSLLLAGLTDASVAKQLDLGLRTVQRRVKRLMELTGVTTRLQLGWHAYERGWVARGR; encoded by the coding sequence ATGCTGGGAGTGCTGGGGCTGGAGGACGCGCACGAGTCGGCGTACCGGGCGCTGGTGTCCGTGGGGGCGGCGGACGTCTCCGACCTGGCGCGACGCCTGGCGCTCGGCGAACGGGACACCGAGCGGGCGCTGCGCCGGCTGGAGCAGAGCGGGCTCGCCGCGCAGTCCCCGGCCCGGCCGGGCCGCTGGGTGGCCGCTCCCCCGGGCGTGGCGCTGGGCGCGCTCCTCACCCAGCAGCGGCACGAACTGGAGAAGGCGGAGCTGGCGGCGGCCCTGCTGGCGGAGGAGTACCGGGCGGTGGCGGCGGAGCCCGCGGTGCACGACCTGGTGGAGGTCGTGGTCGGCACGGCGGCGGTGGCGCGGCGTTTCCTCCAGCTCCAGTTGGGCGCGAGCGAGGAGGTGTGCGCGCTGGTCACGGGTGACCCGGTGGCCGTGACCGGGGTGGAGAACCACGCCGAGGAGCAGGCCGTGGGGCGCGGGGTGCGCTACCGGGTGGTGGTGGAGCGGGACGTGCTGGACCAGCCGGCGGGCATCGCGGAGCTGACGGCGGCGCTCGACCGCGAGGAGCAGGTACGGGTGGCGGACCGGGTGCCGACCAAGCTGGTGATGGCCGACCGTGCGCTGGCCCTGGTGCCGCTCACCACCCACTCGGCGGAGCCGGCGGCACTGGTGGTGCACGCGGACGGGCTGCTGGAGCTGCTGTCGGGGCTCTTCGAGGTGGTGTGGCGGGACGCGCTGCCGCTGCGCCTGGGCGCCTCCGGCCTGCGCGAGCAGCGGCCCGAGGGGCCGGACGGCACGGATCTGGAGATCCTGTCGCTGCTGCTGGCCGGGCTGACGGACGCGAGCGTGGCCAAACAGCTCGACCTGGGACTGCGGACGGTCCAGCGGCGGGTGAAGCGGCTGATGGAGCTGACCGGGGTGACCACCCGGCTCCAGCTCGGCTGGCACGCCTACGAGCGGGGCTGGGTGGCCCGGGGCCGCTGA
- a CDS encoding ATP-binding protein, whose amino-acid sequence MERQAVAHLRRRLGREDPRAVPEARRALRELLRHWGKPGRSQTAELLASELVTNALVHTGDDAVLTAAVGPRGLRVEVRDFAGAPPRPRPAGPHEGTGGRGLVLVRSLAGSWGVRRHPVGKSVWFELDPEEPEPEPAP is encoded by the coding sequence ATGGAGAGGCAGGCGGTAGCACACCTCAGGCGCAGACTGGGCCGGGAGGACCCGCGGGCGGTGCCCGAGGCCCGCCGGGCGCTGCGCGAACTGCTGCGGCACTGGGGCAAGCCGGGCCGGTCGCAGACGGCGGAACTGCTCGCCAGCGAACTGGTCACCAACGCCCTGGTGCACACCGGCGACGACGCGGTGCTCACGGCCGCCGTCGGCCCGCGCGGACTGCGGGTGGAGGTACGGGACTTCGCCGGGGCGCCGCCCCGGCCCCGGCCCGCGGGACCCCACGAGGGCACGGGCGGACGGGGACTGGTGCTGGTGCGCTCCCTCGCCGGTTCCTGGGGGGTGCGGCGGCATCCGGTCGGCAAGTCGGTCTGGTTCGAACTGGACCCGGAGGAACCGGAGCCGGAACCGGCCCCGTGA
- the rsgA gene encoding ribosome small subunit-dependent GTPase A, with protein sequence MNLSSLPASSHPLAPLGWDEGWEAEFAPFAVRGLVPGRVVRVDRGLCDVATPDGVIRADTEFVVPRDPLKVVCTGDWVAVDPGSADPRYVRTLLPRRTAYVRSTSSKRSEGQVLATNIDHVVTCVSLAAELDRSRIERFLALAMSCSTGEALLRKAPDPRESGARPVVVLTKADLVTDPVTLAHLVRDVETSAPGVPVLPVSAEHGQGLDALSAVVTGSSTVLLGQSGAGKSTLANALLGTDTQTVRRVRDVDGKGRHTTTTRNLLPLPGGGVLIDTPGLRGVGLFDAGAGVGQVFAEIEELAGRCRFQDCAHTGEPGCAVLAAVDAGRLPPRRLDSYRKLVRENQRMAAKSDARTRAEIRKEGKRRHAEGRAALAAKRGHLRY encoded by the coding sequence TTGAATCTCTCTTCTCTTCCGGCTTCGTCGCACCCTCTTGCCCCTCTCGGTTGGGACGAGGGGTGGGAGGCCGAGTTCGCTCCGTTCGCCGTGCGGGGTCTGGTGCCGGGCCGGGTGGTCCGGGTCGACCGAGGACTGTGCGACGTCGCCACCCCGGACGGTGTGATCCGCGCGGACACCGAGTTCGTCGTTCCGCGTGACCCGCTGAAGGTCGTGTGCACGGGGGACTGGGTCGCCGTCGACCCGGGGAGCGCCGACCCCCGTTACGTACGGACGCTGCTGCCGCGGCGGACGGCGTACGTGCGGTCCACGTCCTCGAAGCGGTCCGAGGGCCAGGTGCTGGCCACCAACATCGATCACGTCGTGACCTGTGTGTCGCTCGCGGCCGAGCTGGACCGGTCGCGGATCGAGCGGTTCCTGGCGCTGGCCATGTCCTGCTCGACGGGTGAGGCACTGCTGCGCAAGGCACCGGATCCCCGGGAGTCCGGCGCCCGGCCCGTGGTCGTCCTCACCAAGGCCGACCTGGTCACCGACCCCGTCACCCTGGCGCACCTCGTGCGGGACGTGGAGACCAGCGCGCCCGGCGTGCCGGTGCTGCCCGTCAGCGCCGAACACGGGCAGGGCCTCGACGCCCTGTCCGCGGTCGTCACCGGCAGCAGCACCGTGCTGCTCGGCCAGTCCGGCGCCGGCAAGTCCACCCTCGCCAACGCGCTGCTCGGCACGGACACCCAGACCGTGCGGCGCGTCCGCGACGTCGACGGCAAGGGACGGCACACCACCACCACCCGGAACCTGCTGCCCCTGCCCGGCGGGGGAGTCCTCATCGACACGCCCGGACTGCGAGGCGTCGGCCTCTTCGACGCCGGCGCCGGCGTCGGGCAGGTCTTCGCCGAGATCGAGGAACTGGCCGGCCGCTGCCGGTTCCAGGACTGCGCCCACACCGGCGAACCCGGCTGCGCGGTGCTCGCCGCCGTCGACGCGGGCCGGCTGCCGCCGCGACGGCTGGACAGCTACCGCAAGCTGGTCCGGGAGAACCAGCGCATGGCCGCCAAGTCCGACGCCCGCACGCGGGCCGAGATCCGCAAGGAGGGCAAGCGCCGGCACGCCGAGGGCCGCGCCGCCCTCGCGGCCAAGAGGGGGCACCTCCGGTACTAG
- a CDS encoding AlkA N-terminal domain-containing protein, whose translation MTQHEDTRYEAVRSRDARFDGAFFFAVRTTGIYCRPSCPAVTPKRDNVRFFRTAAAAQGSGFRACRRCRPDAVPGSAEWDARADTVGRAMRLIGDGVVDREGVPGLAARLGYSARQVQRQLTAEVGAGPVALARAQRAHTARILLQTTTLPVTEIAFASGFASVRQFNDTVRAVYATTPSGLRAGAPARDRRRAGAPAAGIPLRLAHRGPYQAGPVFDLLQREAVPGIEEVTGPPGRRTYRRTLRLPHGTGTAAVDERHSAPAARTGGWLDARLHLTDPRDLTASVRRLRRLFDLDADPYAVDERLGADPRLAPLVAARPGLRSPGTADPEELAVRALTGRAGAERLVRRHGKRLDAPDGTLTHLFPDPVALAGERGTLGALAAALADGTVRLDPGADREESTRALLVLPGLDAATAAVIRTRALGDPDVAPPGEDVPDTWRPWRSYAVRHLRTERNRRDPPPAPRPAP comes from the coding sequence GTGACGCAGCACGAGGACACCAGGTACGAGGCCGTACGCAGCAGGGACGCCCGCTTCGACGGGGCGTTCTTCTTCGCCGTGCGGACGACCGGCATCTACTGCCGGCCGAGCTGCCCCGCGGTCACCCCGAAACGGGACAACGTACGGTTCTTCCGCACCGCCGCCGCCGCGCAGGGCTCGGGCTTCAGGGCCTGCCGGCGGTGCCGTCCGGACGCCGTGCCCGGCTCCGCCGAATGGGACGCCCGCGCCGACACCGTCGGCCGGGCCATGCGGCTCATCGGCGACGGCGTCGTCGACCGCGAGGGCGTCCCCGGTCTCGCCGCCCGCCTCGGCTACAGCGCCCGCCAGGTGCAGCGCCAGCTCACCGCCGAGGTCGGCGCCGGACCTGTCGCCCTCGCCCGTGCGCAGCGGGCCCACACCGCGCGCATCCTGCTCCAGACCACCACGCTGCCGGTCACCGAGATCGCCTTCGCCTCGGGCTTCGCCAGCGTCCGCCAGTTCAACGACACCGTCCGCGCCGTGTACGCGACCACCCCGAGCGGGCTGCGGGCCGGGGCCCCGGCCCGCGACCGGCGCCGGGCGGGCGCCCCCGCCGCCGGCATCCCGCTGCGGCTCGCCCACCGGGGCCCCTACCAGGCCGGACCCGTCTTCGACCTGCTCCAGCGCGAGGCCGTCCCCGGCATCGAGGAGGTCACCGGCCCGCCCGGCCGGCGCACCTACCGGCGCACCCTGCGCCTGCCCCACGGCACCGGCACCGCCGCCGTCGACGAACGCCACTCCGCCCCCGCCGCCCGGACCGGCGGCTGGCTCGACGCCCGCCTCCACCTCACCGACCCGCGCGATCTGACCGCCTCCGTCCGGCGGCTGCGACGCCTGTTCGACCTGGACGCCGACCCGTACGCCGTCGACGAGCGACTCGGCGCCGACCCCCGGCTCGCCCCGCTGGTCGCCGCCCGCCCCGGACTGCGCTCGCCCGGCACCGCCGACCCCGAGGAACTCGCCGTCCGCGCCCTCACCGGCCGGGCCGGCGCCGAACGCCTGGTCCGCCGCCACGGCAAGCGGCTCGACGCGCCCGACGGGACCCTCACCCACCTCTTCCCCGATCCGGTCGCCCTGGCTGGGGAGCGCGGCACCCTGGGCGCGCTCGCCGCCGCCCTCGCCGACGGCACCGTCCGCCTCGACCCCGGCGCCGACCGGGAGGAGAGCACCCGGGCCCTGCTCGTGCTGCCGGGGCTGGACGCCGCCACGGCCGCCGTCATCCGCACCCGCGCCCTCGGCGACCCGGACGTCGCCCCGCCCGGCGAGGACGTCCCCGACACCTGGCGCCCCTGGCGCTCCTACGCCGTCCGCCACCTGCGCACCGAACGGAACCGGCGGGACCCGCCCCCGGCACCGCGCCCCGCGCCATGA
- a CDS encoding protein phosphatase 2C domain-containing protein produces MSQQGGRPTGPADDWWTRLYDDSTGDTGPTPAPDTLDDRFTSASRTVRPAGASSGTGAAARGAGPADADPSTPPAPSPRGTPGARPPVPPGGDGPAGPPGDAHPDAAAPAAHPGPVAPPVDRLGGDAAVERAGEVAPSGDGAGPVAPGERPGGAPAADRPGAAGPSAERQDARPLRVNGTAGPHSPGDGGAAGPRPGGDPDDPAPPRPAGRAAAPYPTDRHGAAPLPTDQRAAAPAPDGRSDDAPCPPDPRGPVPSPGGSRTGPVPPAPAAGNPAGRGEPPHAPGAPDSAPPWWATPEPPAFTDPRLPDDGTRPPARPTPKPADAPRPDAPPADARPADAPRSPGPPPETPPADAPPADAPPPPADAPAPRGAGPTPPRAFGVWGGPPVPPPEAGPPLPPPPPPFVPAQAPAPPAAGGPASVRGRDHVGSGPPTYDPEPTALPPAHPDHLDTLVPDTVLDGARYGPCTLRAVSVRGDSARYRGVPRRDALLVARFGAGEQGLLLVAMASGTRACGVAHLAAAEACRWIGRAVGHSQARLAEDLRAARRGDLKSGLHRLTDRSLGRLRAGAAEQGLDPEEYTASLRCLLLSADPACRTRVFFGVGDGGLFRLRDGAWRDLEPSPATPAGTPGDGRPRSDPRLAPPPPPPPPPGGPAVPPPRVPFRFRASVARPGDVLLMCGAGLAEPLRDEPELRELLARRWSAPTPPGLAGFLADTGVRVKGHADDRTAAALWEA; encoded by the coding sequence ATGAGCCAGCAGGGGGGAAGGCCCACCGGTCCGGCGGACGACTGGTGGACGCGGTTGTACGACGACTCCACCGGTGACACGGGCCCCACGCCCGCGCCGGACACGCTCGACGACCGCTTCACCTCGGCGTCCCGCACGGTCCGCCCGGCCGGGGCAAGCTCCGGTACGGGGGCGGCCGCGCGGGGCGCCGGCCCGGCGGACGCGGACCCGAGCACACCGCCGGCGCCGTCGCCGAGGGGGACGCCGGGGGCGCGGCCACCCGTTCCGCCGGGCGGCGACGGCCCGGCCGGGCCGCCCGGCGACGCCCACCCCGACGCGGCGGCGCCCGCCGCCCACCCGGGCCCGGTGGCTCCGCCGGTCGACCGCCTTGGCGGGGACGCGGCTGTGGAGCGGGCCGGTGAGGTCGCGCCGTCCGGCGACGGGGCCGGCCCGGTGGCTCCCGGGGAGCGCCCCGGCGGGGCTCCGGCCGCCGACCGTCCCGGTGCGGCGGGGCCGTCCGCCGAGCGACAGGACGCCAGGCCGCTCCGCGTGAACGGGACGGCCGGGCCGCACTCACCCGGTGACGGCGGGGCGGCCGGTCCCCGGCCCGGCGGCGACCCCGACGACCCGGCTCCGCCCCGGCCGGCCGGGCGTGCCGCGGCCCCTTACCCGACGGACCGGCACGGCGCCGCGCCCTTGCCCACGGACCAGCGTGCCGCCGCCCCCGCACCGGACGGCCGCAGCGACGACGCCCCCTGCCCGCCGGACCCGCGCGGGCCGGTTCCGTCTCCCGGCGGGTCCCGGACCGGGCCGGTCCCGCCCGCCCCGGCCGCTGGGAACCCGGCCGGGCGCGGCGAGCCGCCGCACGCGCCGGGGGCGCCCGACAGCGCTCCGCCCTGGTGGGCGACGCCCGAACCGCCCGCCTTCACCGACCCGCGCCTCCCCGACGACGGCACCCGTCCACCGGCCCGCCCCACCCCGAAGCCCGCCGACGCGCCCCGCCCCGACGCGCCCCCGGCGGACGCCCGTCCCGCGGACGCACCCCGAAGCCCCGGGCCACCTCCCGAGACGCCCCCTGCGGACGCGCCTCCCGCGGACGCGCCCCCGCCCCCCGCGGACGCGCCCGCGCCGCGCGGTGCCGGGCCCACTCCGCCGCGGGCCTTCGGGGTGTGGGGCGGGCCGCCGGTGCCGCCGCCGGAGGCCGGGCCGCCGTTGCCGCCCCCGCCGCCCCCGTTCGTGCCCGCCCAGGCCCCCGCGCCCCCCGCCGCCGGCGGCCCGGCCTCCGTGCGGGGACGGGACCACGTGGGGTCCGGCCCGCCCACCTACGACCCCGAACCGACCGCGCTGCCGCCCGCCCACCCCGACCACCTGGACACCCTGGTGCCGGACACGGTGCTGGACGGCGCCCGGTACGGGCCCTGCACGCTGCGGGCCGTCTCGGTGCGCGGGGACTCCGCCCGCTACCGGGGCGTCCCGCGGCGCGACGCGCTGCTCGTCGCCCGGTTCGGCGCCGGCGAGCAGGGGCTGCTGCTCGTGGCGATGGCGAGCGGCACCCGCGCCTGCGGGGTCGCGCACCTCGCGGCGGCCGAGGCGTGCCGGTGGATCGGCCGGGCCGTGGGGCACAGCCAGGCCCGGCTCGCCGAGGACCTGCGCGCCGCGCGCCGCGGGGACCTGAAGTCGGGCCTGCACCGCCTCACCGACCGCAGCCTCGGCCGGCTCCGCGCGGGCGCCGCCGAACAGGGCCTGGACCCGGAGGAGTACACGGCGAGCCTGCGCTGTCTGCTGCTGTCCGCCGACCCGGCGTGCCGGACGCGGGTGTTCTTCGGCGTCGGCGACGGCGGGCTGTTCCGGCTGCGGGACGGCGCCTGGCGGGACCTGGAACCGTCCCCCGCCACTCCCGCCGGCACCCCCGGCGACGGCCGGCCGCGCAGCGACCCGCGTCTCGCCCCGCCCCCGCCCCCACCGCCACCGCCGGGCGGCCCCGCCGTACCCCCGCCCCGCGTGCCCTTCCGGTTCCGCGCCTCCGTAGCCCGCCCGGGTGACGTCCTGCTGATGTGCGGCGCGGGCCTCGCGGAGCCCCTGCGCGACGAGCCGGAACTTCGCGAACTCCTCGCCCGGCGATGGTCCGCGCCCACCCCGCCCGGCCTCGCCGGCTTCCTCGCCGACACCGGCGTACGGGTCAAGGGCCACGCCGACGACCGCACGGCAGCGGCGCTCTGGGAGGCGTGA
- a CDS encoding methylated-DNA--[protein]-cysteine S-methyltransferase, with translation MTRTPATPAPPAPGTAYWTETDSPVGRLLLTADPDGALTALAVPGGRTVPDLTGARRDPGPFREAEAQLAAYFAGDPKRFRLPLRGRGTAFRERVWAALDEVPYGTTTTYGEIAARVGASRAAVRAVGGAIGANPLLILRPCHRVIGADGSLTGYAGGLDRKTRLLALEANPPVPPPATRR, from the coding sequence ATGACCCGCACCCCCGCCACCCCGGCCCCACCCGCACCCGGCACGGCGTACTGGACCGAGACCGACAGCCCCGTCGGCCGGCTCCTGCTCACCGCCGACCCCGACGGCGCCCTGACCGCGCTCGCCGTACCCGGCGGCAGGACCGTCCCCGACCTCACCGGCGCCCGCCGGGACCCCGGGCCCTTCCGGGAGGCCGAGGCCCAGCTCGCCGCGTACTTCGCGGGCGACCCGAAGCGGTTCCGGCTGCCGCTGCGCGGACGCGGCACCGCCTTCCGCGAACGCGTCTGGGCCGCCCTCGACGAGGTCCCGTACGGCACGACGACCACCTACGGCGAGATCGCGGCCCGCGTGGGCGCCTCCCGCGCCGCCGTACGGGCCGTCGGCGGCGCCATCGGCGCCAACCCGCTGCTCATCCTGCGCCCCTGCCACCGGGTGATCGGCGCCGACGGCTCCCTGACCGGCTACGCCGGCGGCCTCGACCGCAAGACCCGCCTCCTGGCGCTGGAGGCTAACCCGCCAGTACCGCCCCCAGCCACGCGCCGGTGA